The following are encoded in a window of Chthonomonas sp. genomic DNA:
- a CDS encoding PEP-CTERM sorting domain-containing protein → MRVGQLSVVLFCLAGSVVARASYEMVIFTTTTDRNFYRFDPVNRVQLGSFGAGVVGTYSGASVSLDSGRPGQIVSLNGDAGIRWANYSTGLQTGQKFLSEGQIYGNGPYSVTPLSNGSYVVNAYYGSPTIQQRSRVYNAAFSSFTEMSPFGSGYEPLGSAQGSDGRIYTLNRFNLGSGNFAFVTFGFTTAGTYLGYNSLGSYADAYAFGSILASGGRIYAGPGTQTTNPRIAWHPAGVSQTATASIATSYYSTTGWSNLVAGHDGKVHMIQSYYNGTDYTNQWYTYEPESNRFAVMYAMPYNMTISRATMVAAPEPATWAAIGLGLLAIVRRKRTR, encoded by the coding sequence ATGAGAGTCGGACAGCTTTCAGTAGTTTTGTTTTGCTTGGCAGGTTCGGTGGTCGCGCGGGCCAGCTACGAGATGGTGATCTTCACGACCACTACGGATCGGAACTTCTACCGATTTGACCCGGTGAACAGGGTGCAGTTGGGCTCATTCGGCGCAGGTGTAGTCGGGACTTACTCGGGCGCGTCCGTTAGCCTCGATTCCGGCCGTCCTGGTCAAATTGTTTCGCTGAATGGGGACGCGGGAATCCGCTGGGCGAACTATTCGACGGGCTTGCAGACGGGGCAGAAGTTCTTGAGCGAAGGGCAAATCTACGGAAATGGGCCCTACAGCGTCACTCCTCTCTCAAACGGAAGCTACGTGGTCAATGCCTACTACGGGAGCCCGACCATTCAGCAGCGTTCGCGAGTCTATAACGCCGCCTTTTCTTCGTTTACCGAGATGAGCCCGTTCGGCTCAGGCTACGAACCCCTTGGCTCGGCTCAGGGTTCGGATGGACGAATTTACACGCTCAACCGTTTCAACCTGGGAAGCGGAAACTTCGCATTCGTTACGTTCGGATTCACTACCGCGGGCACGTATCTTGGCTACAATAGCTTGGGATCGTACGCGGACGCTTATGCCTTCGGTTCGATCCTGGCATCGGGCGGCAGAATTTACGCGGGTCCGGGCACGCAGACAACGAATCCAAGGATCGCTTGGCATCCGGCAGGCGTTTCCCAGACTGCCACGGCCAGCATCGCCACCTCTTACTATTCGACGACGGGATGGTCAAACCTTGTTGCAGGACATGATGGCAAAGTCCACATGATTCAGTCCTACTACAATGGGACTGACTACACGAACCAATGGTACACGTACGAGCCGGAGAGTAACAGGTTTGCCGTTATGTATGCAATGCCGTACAACATGACCATTTCGCGTGCGACGATGGTGGCTGCGCCTGAACCGGCGACTTGGGCGGCCATCGGGCTCGGCCTATTGGCCATCGTGCGCAGAAAGCGAACTCGCTGA
- a CDS encoding VOC family protein: MKDLSSQHVFPTLTPYIVVSNAQEAIAFYQEALGAVARNVALTPDGSKVMNAQLVIGDSVLMINDEFPEYGSFGPQPGDKIFVTIHIQSKDIDADWARAEKAGVQVTMPLADMFWGDRYGQFTCRYGYKWSMGQRIHEPSVEEMEAGAKEFF; encoded by the coding sequence ATGAAAGATTTGTCGTCTCAGCATGTGTTCCCGACGCTCACGCCCTACATCGTGGTGAGTAACGCCCAAGAAGCGATCGCTTTCTACCAAGAGGCGCTCGGCGCCGTCGCGCGGAACGTGGCGCTCACGCCGGACGGGAGCAAAGTGATGAATGCCCAACTCGTCATTGGCGACAGCGTGCTCATGATCAACGATGAGTTTCCGGAGTACGGGAGTTTCGGGCCGCAGCCCGGCGACAAGATCTTCGTGACGATCCACATCCAGTCAAAGGACATCGACGCCGACTGGGCTCGCGCCGAGAAGGCGGGAGTGCAAGTGACGATGCCGCTCGCCGACATGTTCTGGGGCGATCGCTACGGCCAGTTCACGTGCAGATATGGCTACAAATGGTCGATGGGCCAGCGCATCCACGAGCCTTCTGTAGAAGAAATGGAAGCCGGCGCAAAAGAGTTCTTCTGA
- the hppD gene encoding 4-hydroxyphenylpyruvate dioxygenase yields the protein MSSDTFPIRRVDHIRHYVNNARQSAFFYQHTFGFDIVAFRGLETGSRDQVDYALQQNDLRLVFSAPLRPGHPMAEKISTHGDFVQDIAFEVDDVDWAYNTAVSRGAESAYEPMTLEDTHGTIRQAGIKIYGNTIHTFLNRDNYTGPFMPGFRAENQPGDGIGIMEVDHCVGNVELGQMNRWVKWYEDVLGFANLISFDDKDISTEFTALMSKVMASGNGRVKFPINEPAEGRKKSQIDEYLEFFGGAGVQHVALRTDDIVYTVSRLRARGIEFLSVPRSYYDMLPERVGAIEEDIAVLADLGILVDRDDEGYLLQIFTKPVTDRPTLFYEIIHRKGAKSFGKGNFKALFESIEREQALRGTL from the coding sequence ATGAGCTCCGACACCTTCCCCATTCGCCGCGTCGATCACATTCGACATTACGTAAACAATGCCCGTCAGTCGGCATTCTTCTACCAACACACGTTTGGCTTTGACATCGTCGCGTTCCGCGGCCTGGAAACTGGCTCGCGCGATCAGGTCGACTATGCCCTGCAACAGAACGATCTCCGGCTTGTCTTCTCGGCCCCGCTTCGTCCAGGTCATCCCATGGCGGAAAAGATTTCGACCCACGGAGACTTCGTCCAGGACATCGCGTTTGAAGTCGACGATGTCGATTGGGCGTACAACACCGCCGTCTCGCGAGGCGCGGAGTCGGCCTACGAACCCATGACCCTGGAGGACACCCACGGAACCATCCGCCAGGCAGGCATCAAGATCTATGGCAACACGATTCACACGTTCCTGAACCGGGACAACTACACGGGCCCATTTATGCCAGGCTTCCGCGCCGAGAATCAACCGGGAGACGGCATCGGAATCATGGAAGTTGACCATTGCGTTGGCAATGTTGAACTGGGACAAATGAACCGCTGGGTGAAATGGTACGAAGACGTCCTCGGTTTTGCGAACCTGATCAGCTTCGATGACAAGGACATCTCCACGGAATTCACTGCGCTCATGTCCAAGGTGATGGCGAGTGGCAATGGAAGGGTGAAATTCCCGATCAACGAACCCGCCGAGGGCCGCAAGAAGAGTCAGATCGACGAGTATCTGGAGTTCTTTGGCGGCGCAGGCGTTCAGCACGTGGCCTTGCGTACAGACGACATCGTTTACACGGTCAGCCGGCTTCGCGCCCGAGGAATTGAGTTCCTCAGCGTGCCCCGTTCGTACTACGATATGCTTCCCGAGCGCGTTGGCGCGATCGAAGAAGACATCGCCGTGCTCGCCGACCTGGGAATCCTTGTGGATCGGGACGATGAAGGGTATCTACTGCAGATCTTTACCAAGCCCGTGACCGATAGGCCGACTTTGTTCTACGAAATCATCCACCGCAAGGGGGCGAAGAGCTTCGGAAAGGGCAACTTCAAGGCGCTCTTCGAGAGTATCGAGCGAGAACAGGCCTTGCGCGGCACGCTGTAA
- a CDS encoding DinB family protein: protein MAIDIRAHYGFWIELLASNYAKDLAALPEGAYTTSIGGACRTAQNISTEIVLMTRVAKDVLEGGEIPGRDPAKFASLMEELSTPEAAAQAVKDAAKEAGAAFAAASDETLAREVMMPWGMSMSLYALAHLCATHINYHDAQLNYIQSFHGDTEMHWF, encoded by the coding sequence ATGGCTATTGATATCCGCGCACACTACGGTTTCTGGATTGAACTGCTCGCTTCGAACTACGCAAAGGACCTCGCGGCCCTGCCAGAAGGCGCGTACACGACGTCGATCGGCGGCGCGTGCCGCACCGCTCAGAACATTTCCACGGAAATCGTGCTGATGACCCGCGTGGCTAAAGACGTGCTCGAAGGAGGGGAGATTCCGGGGCGAGATCCCGCGAAGTTTGCCTCGCTGATGGAGGAATTGAGCACGCCAGAAGCCGCCGCGCAGGCAGTGAAGGACGCGGCGAAGGAAGCAGGCGCCGCTTTCGCCGCAGCTTCGGACGAGACGTTGGCACGGGAAGTTATGATGCCGTGGGGAATGTCGATGTCGCTGTATGCGCTTGCGCACCTGTGCGCGACGCACATTAATTACCACGACGCGCAACTCAATTACATCCAATCGTTCCACGGCGACACCGAAATGCATTGGTTCTGA
- the dnaK gene encoding molecular chaperone DnaK, producing MGRTVGIDLGTTNSVVAVMEGGEPIVIATAEGTRTLPSVVAFKANGERLVGVTAKRQAVVNPENTVASIKRFVGHKYSEVKEEASRVAYQIKEAKNGMIVAHIPAVDKDFTPEEISAMILQKLKADAEAYLGTAVDQAVITVPAYFNDAQRTATKNAGEIAGLKVLRIINEPTAASLAYHLDKDKNETVLVFDLGGGTFDVSVLDVGDGVIEVKATHGDSHLGGDDFDQKIVEWIASEFKKEQGIDLLAQRDALQRLREAAEKAKIELSSQVTTNINLPYITAIDNQPKHLDLNLSRAKFEELCSDLLERIRRPLDQALEDAGMGATELDEVILVGGSSRIPMVQALVKEYTKKDPNRSVNPDEVVAIGAAIQAGVLGGEVKDILLLDVTPLSLGVETQGGIFDKVIDRNTTIPTKKSRVYTTAVDNQPEVEIHVLQGERPLARENKSLGRFHLAGIPAAPARVPQIEVTFDIDANGILQVNAKDLGTGNQQRITITGSGNLNRDEIDRMVREAEANAETDRKVQEVAELKNKADALAYNTEKTVREHGANLTEAEKSSLEEKIANLRKAIAADNEDEIRAAFTELETESHSLAEKLYQSAQQPQENEGEKVGAGVGAAKEDGDVIDADFKDEK from the coding sequence ATGGGACGAACAGTAGGCATTGATTTGGGGACCACGAACTCGGTGGTCGCAGTAATGGAAGGCGGCGAGCCGATCGTCATCGCGACGGCAGAAGGCACGCGGACGCTTCCAAGCGTCGTCGCGTTCAAGGCCAATGGTGAAAGGCTGGTCGGCGTGACCGCGAAGCGACAAGCGGTGGTCAACCCGGAAAACACGGTCGCTTCGATCAAGCGATTTGTCGGCCACAAGTACTCGGAAGTGAAGGAGGAGGCGAGCCGCGTGGCTTACCAGATCAAGGAAGCCAAGAATGGCATGATCGTGGCGCACATCCCGGCGGTGGACAAGGACTTCACTCCCGAGGAGATTAGCGCGATGATCCTCCAGAAGCTCAAGGCAGACGCGGAGGCGTACCTGGGTACGGCCGTGGACCAGGCGGTCATCACGGTTCCGGCTTACTTCAACGACGCCCAGCGAACTGCGACCAAGAACGCGGGCGAGATCGCGGGCCTGAAGGTGTTGCGCATCATCAACGAGCCGACGGCGGCATCGCTGGCCTACCACTTGGACAAGGACAAGAACGAAACGGTTCTCGTTTTCGACTTGGGCGGCGGCACGTTCGACGTTTCGGTACTCGATGTCGGCGACGGCGTCATTGAAGTCAAGGCGACTCACGGCGACAGCCACTTGGGCGGCGATGACTTCGACCAGAAGATTGTCGAATGGATTGCTAGCGAGTTCAAGAAGGAGCAGGGCATTGATTTGCTCGCTCAGCGCGATGCGCTCCAGCGATTGCGCGAAGCGGCGGAGAAGGCGAAGATCGAGCTCAGTAGCCAGGTCACGACGAACATCAATTTGCCGTACATCACGGCCATCGACAATCAGCCGAAGCACCTTGATTTGAACCTGAGCCGTGCAAAGTTCGAGGAACTGTGCTCGGATCTGCTCGAACGGATTCGCAGACCGCTGGATCAGGCTCTGGAAGATGCCGGAATGGGGGCGACCGAACTGGACGAGGTCATTCTCGTAGGTGGTTCTTCCCGCATCCCGATGGTCCAGGCGCTTGTGAAGGAGTACACGAAGAAAGATCCGAATCGAAGCGTGAATCCGGACGAGGTCGTGGCGATCGGTGCGGCGATTCAGGCTGGCGTTCTCGGTGGCGAAGTGAAGGACATCTTGCTCCTGGACGTCACTCCGCTTTCGCTGGGTGTGGAAACGCAGGGCGGCATCTTCGATAAGGTGATCGACCGGAATACCACGATCCCGACAAAGAAGAGCCGCGTTTACACCACTGCGGTCGACAACCAGCCGGAGGTTGAGATTCATGTTCTCCAGGGCGAACGACCGCTTGCACGAGAAAACAAGAGCCTCGGGCGGTTCCACTTGGCAGGAATCCCTGCGGCACCGGCTCGTGTGCCCCAGATCGAGGTGACGTTCGATATCGATGCCAACGGAATCCTTCAGGTCAATGCAAAGGACCTGGGAACTGGGAACCAGCAGCGAATCACCATCACGGGTTCGGGCAATTTGAACCGGGACGAGATCGACAGAATGGTCCGCGAAGCGGAAGCGAACGCAGAAACGGATCGCAAGGTCCAAGAAGTGGCCGAGTTGAAGAACAAGGCGGATGCGTTGGCTTACAACACGGAGAAGACCGTGCGCGAGCACGGAGCGAACTTGACGGAAGCAGAGAAGTCTTCACTGGAAGAGAAGATTGCAAACCTCCGCAAAGCCATCGCTGCCGATAACGAGGACGAGATCCGAGCGGCGTTCACCGAACTCGAGACGGAATCCCATTCGCTCGCGGAGAAGCTGTACCAGAGTGCGCAGCAACCGCAGGAGAATGAGGGAGAGAAGGTTGGTGCAGGCGTCGGCGCGGCGAAAGAGGACGGCGACGTCATCGACGCAGACTTCAAAGACGAGAAGTAA
- a CDS encoding glycosyltransferase family 9 protein, with amino-acid sequence MIRRFVGQELPAKARIGVISNDAIGNFVIATPLLQMLRAKYPHATLDYFAGNRVSELAHASDLFDSWYPLHGAHPTDTVRILSDRSGAYELVVNLESTMAAKFATAALVGRHGFAAGPCLDGEARKDLPHADDPRGDLWRDMEWISPTLTQKYPFLSSGFIAEIFCRLAYLEGTVPAYRVPSDDPGRAVPDVLIATSASLPEKLWPAEKWSEALSALKHEGVSVGLLGAPPSSQSKYWQGNDLETQLVADELVEDLRGKLTMPQVVGALAVARAVLTLDNGILHLAAATGTPTVGLFRYGIHRLWAPPVPSLTVLHPAENESVGEIPVDATMQALKSCL; translated from the coding sequence ATGATCCGTCGATTCGTTGGTCAAGAGCTTCCTGCTAAGGCGCGCATCGGCGTCATCTCCAACGATGCGATCGGCAACTTTGTGATTGCCACGCCTCTCTTGCAGATGCTTCGGGCGAAGTACCCGCACGCTACGCTGGACTACTTTGCCGGCAATCGCGTCTCCGAACTGGCGCACGCATCGGACCTCTTCGATAGTTGGTACCCGCTCCATGGAGCGCACCCGACGGACACGGTCCGCATCCTGAGCGATCGAAGCGGAGCGTACGAACTGGTGGTGAACTTGGAGAGCACGATGGCGGCGAAGTTCGCCACGGCGGCACTAGTGGGGCGTCACGGTTTTGCCGCGGGACCGTGTCTCGATGGCGAAGCGCGGAAAGACCTGCCCCACGCCGACGACCCCCGGGGCGACCTCTGGCGCGACATGGAGTGGATCAGCCCAACGCTGACCCAAAAGTATCCGTTCTTGTCCAGCGGATTTATCGCCGAGATCTTCTGCCGATTGGCTTATCTGGAGGGCACGGTGCCCGCGTATCGAGTACCCAGCGATGACCCGGGGCGTGCCGTGCCCGACGTGCTCATCGCAACCAGCGCAAGCCTGCCGGAAAAACTGTGGCCCGCCGAGAAGTGGAGTGAGGCGCTCAGTGCTTTGAAGCACGAAGGAGTCTCGGTGGGATTGCTTGGCGCGCCGCCAAGCTCGCAGTCGAAGTACTGGCAAGGCAACGACCTTGAGACCCAGTTGGTCGCAGATGAGCTTGTTGAGGACCTGCGCGGCAAACTCACCATGCCCCAGGTCGTCGGGGCACTTGCGGTCGCACGCGCGGTCCTCACCCTGGACAACGGCATCCTCCACCTGGCCGCGGCGACGGGAACTCCGACGGTTGGATTGTTCCGGTATGGCATTCACCGGCTCTGGGCACCGCCCGTCCCAAGTCTGACCGTTCTTCACCCGGCAGAGAACGAATCGGTCGGCGAGATTCCGGTCGATGCGACCATGCAGGCCCTAAAGTCCTGTCTCTAA
- the fumC gene encoding class II fumarate hydratase, producing MGVRIESDSMGKIEVESTRYWGAQTQRSIENFPIGRDRFIWGRTIIRSLGILKKCAALANRDLGRLPEEIASRIVLAADEVISGKLDEHFPLVVWQTGSGTQSNMNSNEVISNRAIELSGGEMGSKSPVHPNDHVNHGQSSNDTFPTAMHIAVVLDIAERLTPGVTTLRDTLARKASQYQNLVKVGRTHLQDATPITLGQEIGGWVAQIDYCLREVQHAKQGLLELAIGGTAVGTGLNAHPKFGDLAASYMAKETGHAFTSAENKFASLSAHDALVQTSAALRTLAGALLKMANDVRWLASGPRDGIGEINIPENEPGSSIMPGKVNPTQCEALTMVAVQVFGNDAAVAIAGSQGNFQLNVYKPVMVHNVLESIALLSDACLSFNDQCAVGIEPNLARIQSNLDQNLMVVTALNRHIGYDNAAMIAKKAHKEGTTLKAAALATGLLSEEQFDAWVVPLDMTHPSE from the coding sequence ATGGGAGTCCGCATTGAGTCTGACAGCATGGGGAAAATCGAGGTCGAATCGACTCGGTACTGGGGTGCGCAGACCCAGCGATCCATCGAGAACTTCCCGATCGGCCGCGACCGCTTCATCTGGGGCCGAACGATCATCCGGTCACTGGGCATCCTCAAGAAGTGCGCCGCGCTGGCGAATCGAGACCTCGGACGTCTGCCCGAAGAAATCGCCTCGCGCATTGTTCTTGCGGCCGACGAAGTGATCTCGGGCAAGCTCGATGAGCACTTCCCGCTCGTTGTGTGGCAGACCGGTAGCGGCACCCAGAGCAACATGAACTCGAATGAGGTGATCTCCAACCGCGCGATCGAACTCTCAGGCGGGGAAATGGGCTCGAAGTCGCCGGTGCATCCCAACGACCACGTCAACCACGGACAAAGCTCGAACGACACATTCCCCACCGCGATGCACATCGCAGTGGTTCTTGACATCGCCGAACGCCTGACCCCCGGAGTGACCACCTTGCGCGACACGTTGGCCCGCAAGGCCTCGCAGTACCAGAATCTCGTCAAAGTCGGCCGGACCCACCTACAAGATGCAACGCCCATCACGTTGGGTCAGGAAATCGGCGGATGGGTCGCTCAAATCGACTATTGTTTGCGCGAGGTTCAGCACGCCAAGCAGGGACTGCTCGAATTGGCCATTGGCGGCACCGCCGTCGGCACCGGGTTGAACGCCCATCCAAAATTCGGGGACCTGGCCGCCAGCTACATGGCCAAGGAGACCGGCCACGCCTTCACCTCCGCCGAGAACAAGTTTGCTTCCCTCTCGGCCCACGATGCGCTCGTACAGACCAGCGCGGCCCTAAGGACGCTTGCGGGTGCGCTCCTCAAGATGGCAAATGACGTTCGCTGGCTTGCCAGCGGCCCGCGCGACGGGATCGGGGAGATCAACATTCCCGAGAACGAGCCTGGCAGCAGCATCATGCCCGGCAAGGTCAACCCCACCCAATGTGAGGCGCTAACCATGGTCGCCGTTCAGGTCTTCGGCAACGATGCCGCAGTGGCCATTGCCGGTTCACAAGGCAACTTCCAGCTAAACGTCTACAAGCCGGTCATGGTGCACAACGTGCTGGAGTCCATCGCGCTGCTGAGTGATGCGTGCCTGAGTTTCAACGATCAGTGCGCGGTCGGAATAGAGCCGAACCTGGCGCGTATCCAGAGCAACTTGGACCAGAACCTGATGGTTGTCACCGCGTTGAATCGCCACATCGGATACGACAATGCCGCGATGATTGCGAAGAAGGCGCACAAGGAAGGCACGACGCTCAAGGCCGCAGCGTTGGCGACTGGCCTGCTGAGCGAAGAGCAGTTCGATGCTTGGGTCGTGCCGCTCGATATGACGCACCCGAGCGAGTAA
- a CDS encoding Nif3-like dinuclear metal center hexameric protein gives MSNTVGDVLRALQLIAPSEMAFGFDRIGLQVGDPSQTVTLGVVTMDASMAAIRHAKAVGAQVLVSHHPVIWEPLRNVLATGPNARVWELARSGLSSIAAHTNWDSCPGGLNDFLAEQIGLQDVRSFGSSAEATHLKVVVFVPTAESDGMLTALAAAGAGTMGRYDQCAFSVEGTGMFRPLAGANPTIGKVGHRESVAESRLEMMLPVAARAKVEAALLAAHSYETPAYEFIPLACTSVQPIGRTGRLPQPLGLLEFRALLDTKLHTRAMVWGSTTKPIQTVAVVGGAADDEWLAAQAAGADILVTGEVKQHVALAASESEFAIAAAGHYATEHPSCERLRAKLEAEMPAVKWELFVPPAGSAGRPY, from the coding sequence ATGTCCAACACGGTCGGTGACGTCCTGCGCGCGCTCCAACTTATCGCTCCGAGCGAGATGGCGTTTGGGTTTGACCGGATCGGGCTACAAGTCGGCGATCCCTCGCAGACGGTCACACTAGGCGTTGTGACGATGGATGCCAGCATGGCCGCCATTCGGCACGCGAAAGCGGTCGGCGCGCAAGTACTCGTCAGCCACCACCCGGTGATCTGGGAGCCGCTGAGAAACGTGCTCGCAACTGGACCCAACGCGCGCGTCTGGGAACTCGCACGAAGCGGCTTGTCCAGCATCGCCGCGCACACCAACTGGGATTCTTGCCCGGGAGGGCTGAACGACTTCCTGGCTGAGCAGATCGGCCTGCAGGATGTGCGCTCGTTCGGCTCTTCGGCAGAAGCCACCCACCTGAAAGTCGTTGTTTTCGTGCCTACTGCCGAGTCTGACGGCATGCTCACGGCGCTCGCCGCCGCGGGTGCGGGCACGATGGGGCGCTACGATCAGTGCGCATTCAGCGTCGAAGGGACTGGCATGTTTCGGCCGCTCGCGGGCGCGAACCCGACCATCGGCAAGGTCGGCCACCGTGAGTCCGTGGCTGAGAGCCGATTGGAAATGATGCTTCCCGTGGCGGCAAGGGCGAAAGTGGAAGCCGCGCTGCTAGCGGCGCACTCTTACGAGACGCCCGCTTACGAGTTCATACCGCTCGCCTGCACTTCGGTCCAGCCCATCGGACGCACCGGCCGGCTACCTCAACCACTGGGCCTGCTCGAATTCCGTGCGCTGCTCGACACCAAGCTCCACACCCGCGCAATGGTGTGGGGATCGACCACCAAGCCCATCCAAACAGTGGCGGTCGTTGGCGGTGCGGCCGACGACGAGTGGCTGGCGGCCCAAGCGGCGGGTGCCGACATCTTGGTTACCGGAGAAGTCAAGCAGCACGTAGCGCTTGCCGCTTCCGAATCTGAGTTCGCCATTGCCGCAGCTGGCCATTACGCGACTGAGCACCCTTCCTGCGAACGGCTGCGGGCAAAGCTTGAGGCCGAGATGCCTGCGGTTAAGTGGGAGCTCTTTGTCCCCCCAGCCGGAAGCGCTGGGCGGCCTTACTGA